The following coding sequences are from one Liolophura sinensis isolate JHLJ2023 chromosome 12, CUHK_Ljap_v2, whole genome shotgun sequence window:
- the LOC135479191 gene encoding DNA excision repair protein ERCC-5-like isoform X2, with protein sequence MRDRDGNPVQNAHLISLFNKVCKLLFYRIKPVFVFDGGVPALKKKTLAGRKERKEQAERESQKTAKKMMSNFLKSYAMQQLMGGGKDNSDSISLPFPVQTEPDMFELPPLPIRKDEDPVETDSSEEEFYQSHLQNLNDVDIDSADFKDLPSELQHEILTEMKETRKRNFLARMAELPEDSSDFSSYQMKKLLHQNKLSSRIEDIRKDMNERQTGEITQGLGEDYYGSCDVESRRVVSDDTSHYILIKGLAKKRKQHAMAVKKEEERLNDLRKYFEEMEDEKDTILPSSSSQACGSGKKNEEENKMSMLPTLAADIYGAEEPQPGTSGLQLKQADFQSDKGIVVVLDDDSDEDIMVDDTNQGYAKEKIMNWVKATQGQGSNETRISMASGETDPLFNVGKDMTKENNLDCEMKNVRTDDHGATVRNGPKVIGDMIQKEEVVMETCEDSGSSTKVSIVEEKETNSNDYTERPLDKDGKNLHNLAQKNVNRQNFDKNDERQEDFKELNFAEPLKQGAEALFSDGKINKTNFSDKIRHPPEKPLSHDNLLSSNQVDVEASLKPAIQESSATEGIVTAEGVRTEESSQREGTVSDPVVVPDEEDSDDDGGEFIEIPEMSADITFTRSLSQVNDYADEGSNVIPTETEETKMEEEEKAGKNFRAQLEELTEDGFRDFQYELQEEAVTLQTERGKQARLAVSIGDQIYAEAQELLQLFGLPYLVSPMEAEAQCAYLDLSGQTHGTITDDSDIWLFGGRRVYKNFFNKGKLVEFFKIEDCVSQFGLDRDKLINIALLCGSDYTYGIKGVGPVTAMEIMAEFPGQQQEGLKAFKFS encoded by the exons AGAAAGGAAAGAACAGGCTGAGAGAGAATCTCAGAAAACTGCCAAGAAAATGATGTCAAACTTTCTGAAGAGTTATGCCATGCAGCAGCTGATGGGAGGAGGAAAAGACAACTCTGATAGTATCAGCCTGCCATTCCCAGTTCAGACTGAACCAGATATGtttgagttacctcccttgccaATTAG GAAAGACGAGGACCCAGTTGAAACAGATTCGTCGGAGGAAGAATTTTATCAG AGTCACTTGCAGAACTTGAATGATGTGGACATAGATTCGGCTGATTTCAAGGATCTTCCCTCAGAACTGCAGCACGAGATTTTGACAGAGATGAAAGAAACGAGGAAGAGGAACTTTTTGGCAAGAATGGCGGAATTACCAGAG GATTCTTCCGACTTCTCCAGTTACCAGATGAAGAAGTTACTCCACCAGAACAAACTGTCGTCCAGGATTGAGGACATTCGTAAAGACATGAATGAGCGGCagacaggggagataacccaagGCCTGGGAGAGGACTACTATGGGTCATGTGATGTGGAGAGTCGGAGGGTTGTGTCAGATGATACCTCGCACTACATTTTGATCAAAGGACTCGCTAAGAAGAGGAAGCAG CATGCGATGGCAGTGAAGAAGGAAGAAGAAAGATTGAATGACctgagaaaatattttgaagaaatgGAAGATGAAAAAGACACTATCCTGCCTAGTTCAAGTTCACAAGCCTGTGGCTCAGGAAAGAAAAATGAGGAGGAAAACAAAATGTCCATGCTGCCTACTTTAGCTGCAGACATTTATGGAGCTGAAGAGCCACAACCAGGTACGTCAGGATTACAACTAAAACAGGCAGATTTTCAGTCTGACAAAGGCATTGTTGTTGTGCTTGATGATGACTCTGATGAGGATATCATGGTGGACGACACAAACCAAGGTTACGCTAAAGAGAAGATCATGAACTGGGTCAAGGCCACTCAAGGTCAAGGAAGCAATGAGACTCGGATTTCCATGGCATCAGGGGAAACTGATCCATTGTTTAATGTGGGTAAAGACATGaccaaagaaaacaatttagaCTGTGAAATGAAGAATGTGAGAACTGATGACCATGGGGCAACTGTCAGGAATGGGCCAAAGGTGATTGGTGATATGATACAGAAGGAGGAGGTTGTCATGGAAACGTGTGAAGACAGTGGGTCTAGTACCAAGGTGTCAATTGTAGAGGAGAAAGAAACTAATTCAAACGACTATACAGAAAGACCATTGGATAAGGACGGAAAAAATTTGCATAACTTGGCACAAAAGAATGTTAATCGTCAGAATTTTGACAAGAATGATGAAAGACAGGAAGATTTCAAGGAGTTGAATTTTGCAGAGCCACTAAAACAAGGTGCTGAAGCCCTCTTCAgtgatggcaaaataaataaaacaaacttttctgataaaattaggCATCCTCCCGAGAAGCCTTTGTCACATGATAATCTTCTATCCTCTAATCAAGTTGATGTAGAGGCCAGCCTTAAACCAGCTATCCAAGAATCATCTGCTACAGAGGGCATTGTCACTGCAGAAGGTGTCAGGACAGAAGAGTCTTCACAAAGGGAGGGAACTGTGTCTGACCCTGTTGTTGTTCCTGATGAAGAGGACAGTGACGATGATG GCGGCGAGTTCATTGAGATTCCAGAGATGTCAGCAGACATCACCTTCACACGGAGCTTATCTCAGGTCAATGACTATGCAGATGAAGGGTCAAATGTCATCCCAACGGAAACAGAAGAGACAAAAATGGAGGAAGAAGAAAAAGCTGGGAAGAATTTCAGAGCTCAGTTGGAAGAACTGACAGAG GATGGATTTCGAGACTTTCAGTATGAACTGCAGGAAGAGGCTGTCACTTTGCAGACTGAGCGTGGGAAACAGGCGAGACTGGCTGTGTCCATAGGAGACCAGATCTATGCTGAAGCACAG GAGTTGCTGCAACTGTTTGGCCTGCCTTACCTGGTCAGCCCTATGGAGGCAGAGGCTCAGTGCGcttatctggacctgtcagggcaAACTCACGGCACCATCACTGATGATAGCGACATCTGGCTATTTGGAGGACGCCGTGTCTACAAGAACTTTTTCAACAAGGGCAAGCTCGTGGAGTTCTTTAAGATTGAGGACTGCGTGTCACAGTTTG GACTTGATCGAGACAAGCTGATCAACATAGCTCTCCTGTGTGGGAGTGACTATACATATGGTATTAAGGGGGTGGGGCCTGTCACTGCCATGGAGATAATGGCAGAGTTTCCAGGGCAACAGCAGGAGGGGTTAAAGGCATTCAA GTTTTCCTGA
- the LOC135479191 gene encoding DNA excision repair protein ERCC-5-like isoform X1 gives MRDRDGNPVQNAHLISLFNKVCKLLFYRIKPVFVFDGGVPALKKKTLAGRKERKEQAERESQKTAKKMMSNFLKSYAMQQLMGGGKDNSDSISLPFPVQTEPDMFELPPLPIRKDEDPVETDSSEEEFYQSHLQNLNDVDIDSADFKDLPSELQHEILTEMKETRKRNFLARMAELPEDSSDFSSYQMKKLLHQNKLSSRIEDIRKDMNERQTGEITQGLGEDYYGSCDVESRRVVSDDTSHYILIKGLAKKRKQHAMAVKKEEERLNDLRKYFEEMEDEKDTILPSSSSQACGSGKKNEEENKMSMLPTLAADIYGAEEPQPGTSGLQLKQADFQSDKGIVVVLDDDSDEDIMVDDTNQGYAKEKIMNWVKATQGQGSNETRISMASGETDPLFNVGKDMTKENNLDCEMKNVRTDDHGATVRNGPKVIGDMIQKEEVVMETCEDSGSSTKVSIVEEKETNSNDYTERPLDKDGKNLHNLAQKNVNRQNFDKNDERQEDFKELNFAEPLKQGAEALFSDGKINKTNFSDKIRHPPEKPLSHDNLLSSNQVDVEASLKPAIQESSATEGIVTAEGVRTEESSQREGTVSDPVVVPDEEDSDDDGGEFIEIPEMSADITFTRSLSQVNDYADEGSNVIPTETEETKMEEEEKAGKNFRAQLEELTEDGFRDFQYELQEEAVTLQTERGKQARLAVSIGDQIYAEAQELLQLFGLPYLVSPMEAEAQCAYLDLSGQTHGTITDDSDIWLFGGRRVYKNFFNKGKLVEFFKIEDCVSQFGLDRDKLINIALLCGSDYTYGIKGVGPVTAMEIMAEFPGQQQEGLKAFKKWWRKAHKQPAQVSDTKLQTKLRQVSLHGGFPDKTVVEAYHNPEVDQSQESFTWGMPELDSIRDFTQERLGWTRAKTDEILLPVLKQLNKPSTQGRITSFFTPEIHPKVSRKPQSKRMKKTLQKMNDPQGAGESSTSRKTAKSRKPPIKKVLKKVCLSESSSSDSESETSEDESDGDSLAAAMLDDEFEEDFQQPENKIKKTQNSKTKNTKNSKGKSLLRPKTVSQSATAKEKTAQKTSKYTKKALSSHMPL, from the exons AGAAAGGAAAGAACAGGCTGAGAGAGAATCTCAGAAAACTGCCAAGAAAATGATGTCAAACTTTCTGAAGAGTTATGCCATGCAGCAGCTGATGGGAGGAGGAAAAGACAACTCTGATAGTATCAGCCTGCCATTCCCAGTTCAGACTGAACCAGATATGtttgagttacctcccttgccaATTAG GAAAGACGAGGACCCAGTTGAAACAGATTCGTCGGAGGAAGAATTTTATCAG AGTCACTTGCAGAACTTGAATGATGTGGACATAGATTCGGCTGATTTCAAGGATCTTCCCTCAGAACTGCAGCACGAGATTTTGACAGAGATGAAAGAAACGAGGAAGAGGAACTTTTTGGCAAGAATGGCGGAATTACCAGAG GATTCTTCCGACTTCTCCAGTTACCAGATGAAGAAGTTACTCCACCAGAACAAACTGTCGTCCAGGATTGAGGACATTCGTAAAGACATGAATGAGCGGCagacaggggagataacccaagGCCTGGGAGAGGACTACTATGGGTCATGTGATGTGGAGAGTCGGAGGGTTGTGTCAGATGATACCTCGCACTACATTTTGATCAAAGGACTCGCTAAGAAGAGGAAGCAG CATGCGATGGCAGTGAAGAAGGAAGAAGAAAGATTGAATGACctgagaaaatattttgaagaaatgGAAGATGAAAAAGACACTATCCTGCCTAGTTCAAGTTCACAAGCCTGTGGCTCAGGAAAGAAAAATGAGGAGGAAAACAAAATGTCCATGCTGCCTACTTTAGCTGCAGACATTTATGGAGCTGAAGAGCCACAACCAGGTACGTCAGGATTACAACTAAAACAGGCAGATTTTCAGTCTGACAAAGGCATTGTTGTTGTGCTTGATGATGACTCTGATGAGGATATCATGGTGGACGACACAAACCAAGGTTACGCTAAAGAGAAGATCATGAACTGGGTCAAGGCCACTCAAGGTCAAGGAAGCAATGAGACTCGGATTTCCATGGCATCAGGGGAAACTGATCCATTGTTTAATGTGGGTAAAGACATGaccaaagaaaacaatttagaCTGTGAAATGAAGAATGTGAGAACTGATGACCATGGGGCAACTGTCAGGAATGGGCCAAAGGTGATTGGTGATATGATACAGAAGGAGGAGGTTGTCATGGAAACGTGTGAAGACAGTGGGTCTAGTACCAAGGTGTCAATTGTAGAGGAGAAAGAAACTAATTCAAACGACTATACAGAAAGACCATTGGATAAGGACGGAAAAAATTTGCATAACTTGGCACAAAAGAATGTTAATCGTCAGAATTTTGACAAGAATGATGAAAGACAGGAAGATTTCAAGGAGTTGAATTTTGCAGAGCCACTAAAACAAGGTGCTGAAGCCCTCTTCAgtgatggcaaaataaataaaacaaacttttctgataaaattaggCATCCTCCCGAGAAGCCTTTGTCACATGATAATCTTCTATCCTCTAATCAAGTTGATGTAGAGGCCAGCCTTAAACCAGCTATCCAAGAATCATCTGCTACAGAGGGCATTGTCACTGCAGAAGGTGTCAGGACAGAAGAGTCTTCACAAAGGGAGGGAACTGTGTCTGACCCTGTTGTTGTTCCTGATGAAGAGGACAGTGACGATGATG GCGGCGAGTTCATTGAGATTCCAGAGATGTCAGCAGACATCACCTTCACACGGAGCTTATCTCAGGTCAATGACTATGCAGATGAAGGGTCAAATGTCATCCCAACGGAAACAGAAGAGACAAAAATGGAGGAAGAAGAAAAAGCTGGGAAGAATTTCAGAGCTCAGTTGGAAGAACTGACAGAG GATGGATTTCGAGACTTTCAGTATGAACTGCAGGAAGAGGCTGTCACTTTGCAGACTGAGCGTGGGAAACAGGCGAGACTGGCTGTGTCCATAGGAGACCAGATCTATGCTGAAGCACAG GAGTTGCTGCAACTGTTTGGCCTGCCTTACCTGGTCAGCCCTATGGAGGCAGAGGCTCAGTGCGcttatctggacctgtcagggcaAACTCACGGCACCATCACTGATGATAGCGACATCTGGCTATTTGGAGGACGCCGTGTCTACAAGAACTTTTTCAACAAGGGCAAGCTCGTGGAGTTCTTTAAGATTGAGGACTGCGTGTCACAGTTTG GACTTGATCGAGACAAGCTGATCAACATAGCTCTCCTGTGTGGGAGTGACTATACATATGGTATTAAGGGGGTGGGGCCTGTCACTGCCATGGAGATAATGGCAGAGTTTCCAGGGCAACAGCAGGAGGGGTTAAAGGCATTCAA GAAATGGTGGAGGAAGGCTCATAAACAGCCGGCTCAGGTCAGTGACACCAAACTGCAGACTAAACTACGCCAGGTCTCTCTGCACGGAG GTTTTCCTGACAAGACTGTGGTGGAGGCATATCATAACCCAGAGGTGGATCAGTCACAGGAAAGCTTCACTTGGGGGATGCCTGAACTCGACTCCATCAGGGA TTTTACACAAGAGCGACTCGGATGGACGAGGGCCAAGACTGACGAGATTTTGTTACCCGTCCTCAAACAACTCAACAaaccttca ACTCAGGGCCGCATCACCAGCTTCTTTACACCAGAAATTCATCCAAAAGTAAGCCGTAAACCACAGAGCAAACGGATGAAGAAAACACTGCAGAAAATGAACGATCCACAAGGTGCTGGCGAGTCTTCTACGTCTAGAAAGACGGCTAAGTCACGAAAACCTCCAATTAAAAAGGTCTTAAAGAAAGTGTGTTTGTCTGAAAGTAGTTCCTCAGACAGTGAGAGTGAAACATCTGAGGATGAATCTGATGGTGACTCTCTGGCGGCAGCCATGTTAGATGATGAATTTGAGGAGGATTTTCAACagcctgaaaacaaaataaaaaaaactcaaaattcgaaaacgaaaaatacaaaaaattcgAAGGGAAAATCCCTACTACGGCCAAAAACAGTTTCACAATCAGCAACTGCAAAGGAAAAAacagcacagaagacgtcaaaatatacaaaaaaagcTTTGTCTTCTCATATGCCGTTGTAA